In Phreatobacter oligotrophus, the following are encoded in one genomic region:
- a CDS encoding PepSY domain-containing protein, with amino-acid sequence MFNALTRTALLAFAVSLSPMLPAGAETDRPVTAEEMRQIEAVLRREGFTQWKKVEFDDGRFEVDDAVAADGRRYDVKLSGVDFTIVARDPED; translated from the coding sequence ATGTTCAACGCCCTGACCCGCACCGCCCTTTTGGCTTTTGCGGTCTCGCTGTCGCCGATGCTTCCAGCCGGAGCGGAGACCGACCGGCCCGTGACCGCTGAGGAGATGCGCCAGATCGAGGCAGTCCTGCGGCGGGAGGGCTTCACCCAATGGAAGAAGGTCGAATTCGACGATGGCCGTTTCGAGGTGGACGACGCCGTAGCTGCTGACGGCCGTCGTTACGACGTCAAACTCTCTGGCGTGGATTTCACCATTGTCGCGCGCGACCCGGAGGATTGA
- a CDS encoding polyprenyl synthetase family protein: MSSSLLDQRLAAAARLVEAELERLLADALQPDELDRPQRLLAAMRHAVLAGGKRLRPFLVIESAALFGVAPEKAVAAAAALELVHCYSLVHDDLPAMDDDDLRRGRPTVHRAYDEATAILVGDALQTLAFEVMGGASHDDPAVRAELTVLLARASGLGGMAGGQMLDLAAEGRFDGGAPLVLAEAEIRRLQAMKTGALIRVACLAGAVLGRADAAKRQALVAYGETIGLAFQIADDLIDLEGDAARAGKATGKDAAKGKGTLVSLRGADWARDELTRLVAAAATHLAPFGSAAATLDATARFIAEREV; the protein is encoded by the coding sequence ATGTCCTCATCCCTTCTCGACCAGCGCCTCGCCGCCGCCGCGCGCCTCGTCGAGGCCGAGCTCGAACGCCTGCTCGCCGATGCGCTTCAGCCGGACGAGCTCGACCGGCCGCAGCGGCTGCTGGCCGCCATGCGCCATGCGGTCCTGGCCGGCGGCAAGCGGCTGCGGCCCTTCCTCGTCATCGAGAGCGCCGCGCTCTTTGGCGTCGCGCCCGAGAAGGCCGTCGCGGCCGCCGCGGCGCTGGAACTCGTCCATTGCTACTCGCTCGTCCATGACGACCTGCCGGCCATGGACGACGACGACCTGCGCCGTGGCCGGCCGACCGTCCACCGCGCCTATGACGAGGCGACCGCCATCCTCGTCGGCGATGCGCTGCAGACGCTCGCCTTCGAGGTCATGGGCGGCGCCTCCCATGACGATCCGGCTGTCAGGGCCGAACTCACGGTGCTGCTCGCCCGCGCCTCGGGGCTCGGCGGCATGGCCGGCGGGCAGATGCTGGACCTCGCGGCGGAAGGCCGTTTCGACGGCGGCGCGCCGCTGGTCCTCGCCGAGGCCGAGATCCGCCGCCTTCAGGCGATGAAGACTGGCGCGCTCATCCGCGTCGCCTGCCTTGCCGGCGCCGTGCTCGGCCGGGCGGATGCGGCGAAGCGGCAGGCCCTCGTTGCCTATGGCGAGACGATCGGCCTCGCCTTCCAGATTGCCGACGACCTCATCGACCTCGAAGGCGATGCGGCCCGCGCCGGCAAGGCTACCGGCAAGGACGCCGCGAAGGGCAAGGGCACCCTCGTTTCGCTGCGTGGCGCCGACTGGGCCCGCGACGAACTGACGCGCCTCGTCGCCGCGGCCGCGACCCATCTCGCGCCCTTCGGCAGCGCTGCCGCGACACTGGACGCCACCGCGCGCTTCATTGCCGAACGCGAGGTGTGA